The Seriola aureovittata isolate HTS-2021-v1 ecotype China chromosome 2, ASM2101889v1, whole genome shotgun sequence genome has a segment encoding these proteins:
- the LOC130186276 gene encoding immunoglobulin-like and fibronectin type III domain-containing protein 1 isoform X2 codes for MWKRSKVTDQTAAGQAGIKRKSKVPGVMITQYMEELPEGMSTPDFTRKPIALTIQEGKFAVFKAIVVGTPMPVVTWSRANGEIVYKPDVCQQKYDEASHEHTIEFPKVTPEDADTYKCFATNEYGKAVCTVVLNVIAVGFSKTKEFQKAQVEDLTDTRKRLKKRNPDGTREEKVMDTEDKIWEILLSADKKDYERICAEYGIKDFRGMLKKLSEMKKEREEEIAEFVAHISKLKPIEVSCDDCATIELDMDLKDPLSKIFLYKDGVMVPFSKEEGETLKHSLKQIGKKYVFTIKKLGAEDAGLYSVDVEGVNVFSTDFKVPEVDFAVKIHEVKATEREDALFQCVLTAPMNEVKWFGKNAALSNDKKHEIIVSEDRLIHKLIVRDCMPLDAGIYAAVAGIKSCNAWLVVEADKDPANKGKKAARKTTMAGGGNDEDLMKIAKEQQERYQKEMEEKMEKAKKAQEEREAAEAAAQAETEAARKEAAEAKAAAKAAAKAAARAKRAAAGKDGAARKSKKDAGAAGGAGSAADGAGGAGGAGSAGGAGGAGGAGGGAGGAGGGAGGAGGAGGAGGGAGTGAGAGKGIGAGVGGGGGGQGGEGGVGGAGGGAGGGAGGGVGGGAGGGAGGGAGGGAGGGVGAGAGGGAGGGVGGGAGGGVGGGAGGGVGGGAGGGAGGGAGGGAGVGGLAAGGAGVGGGAGGGAGVGGGAGGGSGEDFESEDDYDSFEDSDEEFAGEGGEGGEGGEGGEGGAGGGQGKRRKRMRDGPLVADTVIGDNNDEETTNQQGEKSGKKGKRSKKKLGEVEEPVVGDNNDEETTNQQGEKSGKKGKRSKKKLGEVEEPVVDPGVHFHAGLSDCKAIVGEAAEMECKVNREDCQGIWYKDGEEITSSEGITITKEGTFHRLKIHKVTEEFAGKYKFEADGRKTEALIVVEDPPRFDTKELEAFKIPVTVKKGQKATFKLPYIGGEPIKVQWYLDGEELSDESNIKLEHADGYSRLLLTKLQRKDSGEIKMKLKNEFGTIEAFSQLIVLDKPTPPMGPLEIVEASSSTIEFKWRPPKDSGGCKIGHYILERQQVGRNTWKKLGPIGPDAKYKDTDVDHGRRYCYRIRVETEMGTSELMETEDIQAGTKAYPGPPSAPKIVSAFKDCIKLSWAPPSNTGGTNILGYNLEKRKKGSNLWGQVNPHDEMIKGKGYAAKDVVEGMEYEFRVSAINNSGAGEFSAPSEFVFARDPKKPPGKVIDFKVTDSTYTTLSLSWTKPKDIEGVEDEAKGYFVEIRPAENTEWDRCNTNAITMNTFTVKGMKSLAMYWVRVIATNDGGEGEPQELDNYILAMPPPVRPRFTDAKIKSFMVVRAGNSARFNINFEASPWPEVIWLKDGAPVSKKVTVSNAEGTSQLLIPSSERSDTGIYTIIVKNIVGQETFSIEIRVTDEPKPPGPVELDENVPGTVTISWSASPDEKRDDRLHYMVTKRDSSKRTWHTVADLIFNNRFTACNIMPGREYQFRVYAKNDMGSSKPSESPKWLISTKKEKFTVKMPKSKTCNLQCPPRFIVPLKLHTAPQGYECYMSCAIRGDPTPHVTWLRNNISLNTNTNYYISNTCGVCSLLILRVGPKDTGEYKVVAENPMGRAECSTKLTVRE; via the exons GCATCAAGAGGAAGTCCAAAGTGCCCGGTGTCATGATAACGCAGTATATGGAGGAACTTCCTGAGGGAATGTCAACTCCAGATTTCACTCGCAAACCCATCGCTCTGACTATTCAAGAGG GTAAATTTGCAGTCTTTAAGGCCATAGTAGTGGGTACTCCCATGCCTGTTGTGACATGGAGCAGAGCAAATGGAGAAATAGTTTATAAACCTGACGTGTGCCAGCAAAAGTATGATGAGGCATCTCACGAACATACCATTGAG TTTCCTAAGGTTACCCCAGAGGATGCTGACACCTACAAGTGTTTTGCAACAAATGAGTATGGAAAAGCTGTTTGCACCGTTGTCTTAAATGTTATTGCGG ttggATTCTCTAAGACCAAAGAATTTCAAAAGGCACAAGTAGAAG ATCTCACAGACACCcgaaaaagactgaaaaaacg AAACCCTGACGGAACACGTGAGGAAAAGGTAATGGATACAGAGGACAAGATCTGGGAAATTCTGCTTAGTGCGGATAAGAAAGACTATGAGCGGATCTGCGCCGAGTACGGTATCAAAGACTTCCGAGGCATGCTGAAGAAACTCAGCgaaatgaagaaagagagagaggaggagattgCAGAG TTTGTGGCACATATCTCCAAACTGAAACCTATTGAGGTCAGCTGCGACGACTGTGCAACAATTGAGTTGGACATGGACCTCAAGGATCCTTTGAGCAAAATCTTCCTATACAAG GATGGCGTCATGGTTCCTTTCAGTAAAGAAGAAGGCGAGACGTTGAAGCATAGTTTGAAACAAATTGGCAAGAAATACGTATTCACGATTAAAAAACTAGGTGCAGAGGATGCTGGACTCTACTCAGTGGATGTTGAGGGCGTCAATGTATTTTCCACAGACTTTAAAG TACCCGAAGTTGACTTTGCTGTCAAGATACATGAGGTCAAGGCAACAGAACGAGAGGACGCGCTCTTTCAATGTGTCCTGACTGCACCCATGAATGAGGTCAAATGGTTTGGCAAAAACGCAGCACtgtcaaatgataaaaaacatgaaatcattGTATCTGAAGATAGGCTCATTCACAAGCTGATTGTGCGGGACTGTATGCCTTTGGATGCTGGTATCTATGCTGCTGTGGCAGGAATCAAATCATGCAATGCCTGGCTTGTGGTTGAAG CTGACAAAGATCCTGCCAACAAGGGCAAGAAGGCAGCTCGCAAAACTACTATGGCTGGAGGCGGTAATGACGAAGATCTGATGAAAATAGCTAAGGAACAGCAGGAAAGATATCAgaaagaaatggaagaaaaaatggaaaaagccAAGAAGGctcaagaggagagagaagctgcagaagcAGCTGCCCAAGCGGAGACAGAAGCAGCTAGAAAGGAAGCGGCTGAGGCCAAAGCTGCAGCTAAAGCTGCGGCTAAAGCTGCTGCAAGGGcaaagagagcagcagctggaaagGATGGAGCTGCGAGGAAAAGTAAGAAGgatgctggtgctgctggtggtgcagGCTCTGCTGCAGATGGTGCTGGAGGCGCTGGAGGTGCTGGCAGCGCTGGTGGCGCTGGAGGTGCTGGTGGCGCTGGTGGAGGTGCTGGTGGCGCTGGTGGAGGTGCTGGTGGCGCTGGAGGTGCTGGTGGCGCTGGTGGAGGCGCTGGAACTGGTGCAGGTGCTGGTAAAGGCATCGGAgctggtgttggtggtggtggaggtggacaAGGTGGAGAAGGAGGTGTAGGtggggctggaggaggagcaggaggaggagcaggaggaggagttggaggtggagctggaggtggagctggaggaggagcaggaggaggagcaggaggaggagttggagctggagctggaggaggagcaggaggaggagttggaggaggagcaggaggtggagttggaggaggagcaggaggtggagttggaggaggagcaggaggaggagcaggaggtggagctggaggaggagcaggagttgGAGGTTTGGCTGCAGGTGGAGCAGGAGttggaggtggagctggaggtggagcaggagttggaggtggagcaggaggaggttcGGGAGAAGATTTTGAGAGTGAAGATGACTACGACTCTTTCGAAGATTCTGATGAAGAATttgcaggagagggaggagaaggaggagaaggaggagaaggaggagagggaggagcaggaggtggacAAGGGAAGCGCAGGAAGCGCATGAGAGATGGTCCACTCGTTGCAGATACAGTGATAG GAGATAATAATGATGAGGAAACCACAAATCAACAAGGTGAAAAATCTGGGAAAAAAGGCAAACGTTCCAAAAAGAAACTTGGGGAGGTTGAAGAACCTGTTGTTG GAGATAACAATGATGAGGAAACCACAAATCAACAAGGTGAAAAATCTGGGAAAAAAGGCAAACGTTCCAAAAAGAAACTTGGGGAGGTTGAAGAACCTGTTGTTG ACCCAGGAGTTCACTTTCATGCTGGGCTTTCTGACTGCAAAGCCATTGTTGGAGAGGCAGCAGAGATGGAGTGCAAAGTGAACAGGGAAGACTGTCAGGGAATCTGGTacaaagatggagaggag atTACATCATCTGAGGGTATAACCATTACAAAAGAAGGAACTTTCCACAGGCTGAAAATTCACAAAGTCACAGAGGAATTTGCTGGAAAATATAAATTTGAAGCGGATGGGCGGAAAACAGAGGCCCTGATTGTTGTTGAAG ATCCACCCAGATTTGATACTAAGGAACTGGAGGCATTTAAAATTCCTGTAACAgtgaaaaaaggacagaaagcTACCTTCAAACTACCCTATATTGGAGGGGAACCTATAAAAGTTCAGTGGTACCTTGACGGTGAAGAGCTTTCGGATGAATCAAATATCAAGCTTGAGCACGCAGATGGGTACAGTCGTCTGCTTCTGACCAAGCTGCAACGCAAAGACAGCGgtgaaatcaaaatgaaactCAAAAATGAGTTTGGCACTATTGAGGCCTTCAGCCAGCTCATTGTACTGG ataAACCTACTCCTCCAATGGGACCCCTGGAGATTGTTGAGGCATCCTCCTCCACAATTGAATTCAAGTGGAGACCCCCAAAAGACAGCGGTGGCTGCAAGATTGGACACTATATCCTGGAACGACAACAAGTTGGCCGCAACACCTGGAAGAAGTTGGGGCCAATTGGTCCGGATGCCAAGTACAAGGACACTGATGTAGATCATGGCAGGAGGTATTGCTATCGCATCAGAGTGGAGACTGAAATGGGCACCAGTGAGCTGATGGAAACGGAGGACATTCAAGCCGGTACAAAAG CATACCCTGGACCTCCATCAGCACCAAAGATTGTGAGTGCCTTCAAGGACTGCATCAAGCTCTCCTGGGCTCCTCCTTCCAACACTGGTGGAACAAATATTCTGGGATACAACCTTGAGAAACGCAAGAAAGGCAGCAACCTGTGGGGCCAAGTCAACCCACATGATGAGATGATCAAAG GGAAGGGATATGCTGCTAAAGACGTGGTTGAAGGCATGGAGTACGAATTCCGTGTGTCAGCAATCAATAATTCTGGAGCCGGTGAATTCAGTGCACCGTCTGAGTTTGTGTTTGCCAGAGACCCTAAAA AGCCTCCTGGTAAAGTCATTGACTTTAAAGTGACAGATTCCACCTACACAACCCTGTCCCTGTCTTGGACCAAACCCAAGGACATTGAGGGGGTTGAGGATGAGGCAAAAGGATATTTTGTGGAGATCAGgcctgcagaaaacacagaatgGGATCGCTGCAACACAAATGCAATAACCATGAATACTTTTACAGTGAAAGGCATGAAGTCATTGGCCATGTACTGGGTGAGAGTAATTGCTACTaatgatggaggagagggagagccGCAGGAGCTGGATAATTACATCCTCGCTATGCCTCCTCCTG TGAGGCCACGGTTCACAGATGCAAAAATCAAGAGTTTCATGGTGGTGAGAGCAGGAAATTCTGCCCGATTCAACATTAACTTTGAG GCCTCCCCTTGGCCTGAGGTCATCTGGCTGAAAGATGGAGCACCAGTGTCCAAAAAAGTGACCGTCAGCAATGCAGAGGGTACATCCCAGCTTCTGATTCCCTCCTCTGAGCGCTCAGATACTGGAATCTACACAATCATTGTTAAGAACATTGTTGGCCAAGAAACATTCAGCATTGAAATTAGAGTCACAG ATGAACCTAAGCCACCAGGTCCTGTGGAGCTTGATGAAAACGTGCCTGGTACAGTGACTATTTCATGGTCCGCATCTCCAGACGAGAAACGTGATGACAGGCTGCACTACATGGTGACTAAGCGTGATTCAAGCAAAAGAACATGGCACACTGTTGCAGATCTCATCTTCAACAATAGGTTCACAGCCTGCAACATAATGCCGGGCCGAGAATATCAGTTCAGAGTCTATGCAAAGAATGACATGGGCTCTTCCAAACCCTCTGAATCACCAAAGTGGCTCATTTCTACCAAAAAAG AAAAGTTCACTGTGAAAATGCCAAAGTCGAAGACCTGTAATCTGCAGTGTCCTCCAAGGTTCATTGTGCCACTAAAATTGCACACTGCTCCTCAAGGGTATGAATGCTACATGAGCTGTGCTATAAGAGGAGATCCAACACCTCATGTGACATGGCTCCGCAACAATATTAGTCTGAATACCAACACTAACTACTACATCTCCAACACCTGTGGAGTGTGTTCTCTGCTCATATTGAGGGTTGGACCTAAGGACACCGGGGAGTACAAGGTTGTTGCAGAAAACCCTATGGGGCGGGCAGAGTGCTCCACTAAACTGACAGTCAGAG aataa
- the LOC130186276 gene encoding immunoglobulin-like and fibronectin type III domain-containing protein 1 isoform X1 → MWKRSKVTDQTAAGQAGIKRKSKVPGVMITQYMEELPEGMSTPDFTRKPIALTIQEGKFAVFKAIVVGTPMPVVTWSRANGEIVYKPDVCQQKYDEASHEHTIEFPKVTPEDADTYKCFATNEYGKAVCTVVLNVIAVGFSKTKEFQKAQVEDLTDTRKRLKKRNPDGTREEKVMDTEDKIWEILLSADKKDYERICAEYGIKDFRGMLKKLSEMKKEREEEIAEFVAHISKLKPIEVSCDDCATIELDMDLKDPLSKIFLYKDGVMVPFSKEEGETLKHSLKQIGKKYVFTIKKLGAEDAGLYSVDVEGVNVFSTDFKVPEVDFAVKIHEVKATEREDALFQCVLTAPMNEVKWFGKNAALSNDKKHEIIVSEDRLIHKLIVRDCMPLDAGIYAAVAGIKSCNAWLVVEADKDPANKGKKAARKTTMAGGGNDEDLMKIAKEQQERYQKEMEEKMEKAKKAQEEREAAEAAAQAETEAARKEAAEAKAAAKAAAKAAARAKRAAAGKDGAARKSKKDAGAAGGAGSAADGAGGAGGAGSAGGAGGAGGAGGGAGGAGGGAGGAGGAGGAGGGAGTGAGAGKGIGAGVGGGGGGQGGEGGVGGAGGGAGGGAGGGVGGGAGGGAGGGAGGGAGGGVGAGAGGGAGGGVGGGAGGGVGGGAGGGVGGGAGGGAGGGAGGGAGVGGLAAGGAGVGGGAGGGAGVGGGAGGGSGEDFESEDDYDSFEDSDEEFAGEGGEGGEGGEGGEGGAGGGQGKRRKRMRDGPLVADTVIGDNNDEETTNQQGEKSGKKGKRSKKKLGEVEEPVVGDNNDEETTNQQGEKSGKKGKRSKKKLGEVEEPVVGDNNDEETTNQQGEKSGKKGKHSKKKLVEVEEPVVDPGVHFHAGLSDCKAIVGEAAEMECKVNREDCQGIWYKDGEEITSSEGITITKEGTFHRLKIHKVTEEFAGKYKFEADGRKTEALIVVEDPPRFDTKELEAFKIPVTVKKGQKATFKLPYIGGEPIKVQWYLDGEELSDESNIKLEHADGYSRLLLTKLQRKDSGEIKMKLKNEFGTIEAFSQLIVLDKPTPPMGPLEIVEASSSTIEFKWRPPKDSGGCKIGHYILERQQVGRNTWKKLGPIGPDAKYKDTDVDHGRRYCYRIRVETEMGTSELMETEDIQAGTKAYPGPPSAPKIVSAFKDCIKLSWAPPSNTGGTNILGYNLEKRKKGSNLWGQVNPHDEMIKGKGYAAKDVVEGMEYEFRVSAINNSGAGEFSAPSEFVFARDPKKPPGKVIDFKVTDSTYTTLSLSWTKPKDIEGVEDEAKGYFVEIRPAENTEWDRCNTNAITMNTFTVKGMKSLAMYWVRVIATNDGGEGEPQELDNYILAMPPPVRPRFTDAKIKSFMVVRAGNSARFNINFEASPWPEVIWLKDGAPVSKKVTVSNAEGTSQLLIPSSERSDTGIYTIIVKNIVGQETFSIEIRVTDEPKPPGPVELDENVPGTVTISWSASPDEKRDDRLHYMVTKRDSSKRTWHTVADLIFNNRFTACNIMPGREYQFRVYAKNDMGSSKPSESPKWLISTKKEKFTVKMPKSKTCNLQCPPRFIVPLKLHTAPQGYECYMSCAIRGDPTPHVTWLRNNISLNTNTNYYISNTCGVCSLLILRVGPKDTGEYKVVAENPMGRAECSTKLTVRE, encoded by the exons GCATCAAGAGGAAGTCCAAAGTGCCCGGTGTCATGATAACGCAGTATATGGAGGAACTTCCTGAGGGAATGTCAACTCCAGATTTCACTCGCAAACCCATCGCTCTGACTATTCAAGAGG GTAAATTTGCAGTCTTTAAGGCCATAGTAGTGGGTACTCCCATGCCTGTTGTGACATGGAGCAGAGCAAATGGAGAAATAGTTTATAAACCTGACGTGTGCCAGCAAAAGTATGATGAGGCATCTCACGAACATACCATTGAG TTTCCTAAGGTTACCCCAGAGGATGCTGACACCTACAAGTGTTTTGCAACAAATGAGTATGGAAAAGCTGTTTGCACCGTTGTCTTAAATGTTATTGCGG ttggATTCTCTAAGACCAAAGAATTTCAAAAGGCACAAGTAGAAG ATCTCACAGACACCcgaaaaagactgaaaaaacg AAACCCTGACGGAACACGTGAGGAAAAGGTAATGGATACAGAGGACAAGATCTGGGAAATTCTGCTTAGTGCGGATAAGAAAGACTATGAGCGGATCTGCGCCGAGTACGGTATCAAAGACTTCCGAGGCATGCTGAAGAAACTCAGCgaaatgaagaaagagagagaggaggagattgCAGAG TTTGTGGCACATATCTCCAAACTGAAACCTATTGAGGTCAGCTGCGACGACTGTGCAACAATTGAGTTGGACATGGACCTCAAGGATCCTTTGAGCAAAATCTTCCTATACAAG GATGGCGTCATGGTTCCTTTCAGTAAAGAAGAAGGCGAGACGTTGAAGCATAGTTTGAAACAAATTGGCAAGAAATACGTATTCACGATTAAAAAACTAGGTGCAGAGGATGCTGGACTCTACTCAGTGGATGTTGAGGGCGTCAATGTATTTTCCACAGACTTTAAAG TACCCGAAGTTGACTTTGCTGTCAAGATACATGAGGTCAAGGCAACAGAACGAGAGGACGCGCTCTTTCAATGTGTCCTGACTGCACCCATGAATGAGGTCAAATGGTTTGGCAAAAACGCAGCACtgtcaaatgataaaaaacatgaaatcattGTATCTGAAGATAGGCTCATTCACAAGCTGATTGTGCGGGACTGTATGCCTTTGGATGCTGGTATCTATGCTGCTGTGGCAGGAATCAAATCATGCAATGCCTGGCTTGTGGTTGAAG CTGACAAAGATCCTGCCAACAAGGGCAAGAAGGCAGCTCGCAAAACTACTATGGCTGGAGGCGGTAATGACGAAGATCTGATGAAAATAGCTAAGGAACAGCAGGAAAGATATCAgaaagaaatggaagaaaaaatggaaaaagccAAGAAGGctcaagaggagagagaagctgcagaagcAGCTGCCCAAGCGGAGACAGAAGCAGCTAGAAAGGAAGCGGCTGAGGCCAAAGCTGCAGCTAAAGCTGCGGCTAAAGCTGCTGCAAGGGcaaagagagcagcagctggaaagGATGGAGCTGCGAGGAAAAGTAAGAAGgatgctggtgctgctggtggtgcagGCTCTGCTGCAGATGGTGCTGGAGGCGCTGGAGGTGCTGGCAGCGCTGGTGGCGCTGGAGGTGCTGGTGGCGCTGGTGGAGGTGCTGGTGGCGCTGGTGGAGGTGCTGGTGGCGCTGGAGGTGCTGGTGGCGCTGGTGGAGGCGCTGGAACTGGTGCAGGTGCTGGTAAAGGCATCGGAgctggtgttggtggtggtggaggtggacaAGGTGGAGAAGGAGGTGTAGGtggggctggaggaggagcaggaggaggagcaggaggaggagttggaggtggagctggaggtggagctggaggaggagcaggaggaggagcaggaggaggagttggagctggagctggaggaggagcaggaggaggagttggaggaggagcaggaggtggagttggaggaggagcaggaggtggagttggaggaggagcaggaggaggagcaggaggtggagctggaggaggagcaggagttgGAGGTTTGGCTGCAGGTGGAGCAGGAGttggaggtggagctggaggtggagcaggagttggaggtggagcaggaggaggttcGGGAGAAGATTTTGAGAGTGAAGATGACTACGACTCTTTCGAAGATTCTGATGAAGAATttgcaggagagggaggagaaggaggagaaggaggagaaggaggagagggaggagcaggaggtggacAAGGGAAGCGCAGGAAGCGCATGAGAGATGGTCCACTCGTTGCAGATACAGTGATAG GAGATAATAATGATGAGGAAACCACAAATCAACAAGGTGAAAAATCTGGGAAAAAAGGCAAACGTTCCAAAAAGAAACTTGGGGAGGTTGAAGAACCTGTTGTTG GAGATAACAATGATGAGGAAACCACAAATCAACAAGGTGAAAAATCTGGGAAAAAAGGCAAACGTTCCAAAAAGAAACTTGGGGAGGTTGAAGAACCTGTTGTTG GAGATAATAATGATGAGGAAACCACAAATCAACAAGGTGAAAAATctgggaaaaaaggaaaacattccAAAAAGAAACTTGTGGAGGTTGAAGAACCTGTTGTTG ACCCAGGAGTTCACTTTCATGCTGGGCTTTCTGACTGCAAAGCCATTGTTGGAGAGGCAGCAGAGATGGAGTGCAAAGTGAACAGGGAAGACTGTCAGGGAATCTGGTacaaagatggagaggag atTACATCATCTGAGGGTATAACCATTACAAAAGAAGGAACTTTCCACAGGCTGAAAATTCACAAAGTCACAGAGGAATTTGCTGGAAAATATAAATTTGAAGCGGATGGGCGGAAAACAGAGGCCCTGATTGTTGTTGAAG ATCCACCCAGATTTGATACTAAGGAACTGGAGGCATTTAAAATTCCTGTAACAgtgaaaaaaggacagaaagcTACCTTCAAACTACCCTATATTGGAGGGGAACCTATAAAAGTTCAGTGGTACCTTGACGGTGAAGAGCTTTCGGATGAATCAAATATCAAGCTTGAGCACGCAGATGGGTACAGTCGTCTGCTTCTGACCAAGCTGCAACGCAAAGACAGCGgtgaaatcaaaatgaaactCAAAAATGAGTTTGGCACTATTGAGGCCTTCAGCCAGCTCATTGTACTGG ataAACCTACTCCTCCAATGGGACCCCTGGAGATTGTTGAGGCATCCTCCTCCACAATTGAATTCAAGTGGAGACCCCCAAAAGACAGCGGTGGCTGCAAGATTGGACACTATATCCTGGAACGACAACAAGTTGGCCGCAACACCTGGAAGAAGTTGGGGCCAATTGGTCCGGATGCCAAGTACAAGGACACTGATGTAGATCATGGCAGGAGGTATTGCTATCGCATCAGAGTGGAGACTGAAATGGGCACCAGTGAGCTGATGGAAACGGAGGACATTCAAGCCGGTACAAAAG CATACCCTGGACCTCCATCAGCACCAAAGATTGTGAGTGCCTTCAAGGACTGCATCAAGCTCTCCTGGGCTCCTCCTTCCAACACTGGTGGAACAAATATTCTGGGATACAACCTTGAGAAACGCAAGAAAGGCAGCAACCTGTGGGGCCAAGTCAACCCACATGATGAGATGATCAAAG GGAAGGGATATGCTGCTAAAGACGTGGTTGAAGGCATGGAGTACGAATTCCGTGTGTCAGCAATCAATAATTCTGGAGCCGGTGAATTCAGTGCACCGTCTGAGTTTGTGTTTGCCAGAGACCCTAAAA AGCCTCCTGGTAAAGTCATTGACTTTAAAGTGACAGATTCCACCTACACAACCCTGTCCCTGTCTTGGACCAAACCCAAGGACATTGAGGGGGTTGAGGATGAGGCAAAAGGATATTTTGTGGAGATCAGgcctgcagaaaacacagaatgGGATCGCTGCAACACAAATGCAATAACCATGAATACTTTTACAGTGAAAGGCATGAAGTCATTGGCCATGTACTGGGTGAGAGTAATTGCTACTaatgatggaggagagggagagccGCAGGAGCTGGATAATTACATCCTCGCTATGCCTCCTCCTG TGAGGCCACGGTTCACAGATGCAAAAATCAAGAGTTTCATGGTGGTGAGAGCAGGAAATTCTGCCCGATTCAACATTAACTTTGAG GCCTCCCCTTGGCCTGAGGTCATCTGGCTGAAAGATGGAGCACCAGTGTCCAAAAAAGTGACCGTCAGCAATGCAGAGGGTACATCCCAGCTTCTGATTCCCTCCTCTGAGCGCTCAGATACTGGAATCTACACAATCATTGTTAAGAACATTGTTGGCCAAGAAACATTCAGCATTGAAATTAGAGTCACAG ATGAACCTAAGCCACCAGGTCCTGTGGAGCTTGATGAAAACGTGCCTGGTACAGTGACTATTTCATGGTCCGCATCTCCAGACGAGAAACGTGATGACAGGCTGCACTACATGGTGACTAAGCGTGATTCAAGCAAAAGAACATGGCACACTGTTGCAGATCTCATCTTCAACAATAGGTTCACAGCCTGCAACATAATGCCGGGCCGAGAATATCAGTTCAGAGTCTATGCAAAGAATGACATGGGCTCTTCCAAACCCTCTGAATCACCAAAGTGGCTCATTTCTACCAAAAAAG AAAAGTTCACTGTGAAAATGCCAAAGTCGAAGACCTGTAATCTGCAGTGTCCTCCAAGGTTCATTGTGCCACTAAAATTGCACACTGCTCCTCAAGGGTATGAATGCTACATGAGCTGTGCTATAAGAGGAGATCCAACACCTCATGTGACATGGCTCCGCAACAATATTAGTCTGAATACCAACACTAACTACTACATCTCCAACACCTGTGGAGTGTGTTCTCTGCTCATATTGAGGGTTGGACCTAAGGACACCGGGGAGTACAAGGTTGTTGCAGAAAACCCTATGGGGCGGGCAGAGTGCTCCACTAAACTGACAGTCAGAG aataa